In Oligoflexia bacterium, the following are encoded in one genomic region:
- the serA gene encoding phosphoglycerate dehydrogenase has translation MKTLICDALPEHIVDQLQAIERIELLEKDNEHLIQQIKEQANIVIVRSATQLDAELLNQCKHLQLIVRAGMGTDNIDIVAATQKGIAVMNTPAKNANAAAELSVALMFACSRHVPQANQKMKLGEWDRKSFMGYELMGKTLAILGFGNVGRAVAKKALALGMKVLAYDPYIAKESMDKLGVIKLNLDEALEQADVVSLHLALTEESYHILNHEKLMTMKKNAILINTARGGLIDEKALVTVMQKGHLYAVGLDVYEQEPLEKDSPLLQLANLIVLPHLGASSYEAQNNVGLAVVEQLKVYLEKDLVVNGVNVPAILPESFLKLGKLLDLSEKMASMLSQTIKDPLQSINVAFSGSLSNEDQMALKASALVGALRPVCQDSINFVNAELQAQKRDIHSSITAYADSIDYTHWIKIELMTTGQTKYCVEGALLGQKQLKVVSWNGYDLEIEPKGHMLIIENQDQPGNLAAWATLIGQEGINIEELCLSSTKKDSDLAVSIVRMNQALSKECLSSILDLSMVHSVASVNVP, from the coding sequence ATGAAAACCCTCATTTGTGATGCCTTACCAGAACATATTGTTGATCAACTTCAAGCAATTGAAAGAATTGAACTTTTAGAAAAAGATAATGAGCATTTAATTCAACAGATTAAGGAGCAAGCCAATATTGTTATTGTTAGGAGTGCAACACAGCTTGATGCTGAACTGTTAAATCAATGCAAGCATTTGCAACTTATTGTTAGAGCAGGCATGGGAACCGATAACATAGATATTGTAGCAGCTACGCAAAAAGGCATAGCTGTGATGAACACACCTGCTAAAAATGCTAATGCTGCTGCTGAGCTAAGTGTGGCTTTGATGTTTGCTTGTTCTAGACATGTCCCCCAAGCCAATCAAAAAATGAAGCTTGGAGAGTGGGATAGAAAGTCTTTTATGGGTTATGAACTCATGGGTAAAACTTTGGCTATTTTAGGTTTTGGTAATGTTGGAAGAGCTGTTGCCAAAAAAGCTTTGGCTTTGGGTATGAAAGTGCTTGCTTATGACCCTTATATTGCTAAAGAAAGCATGGATAAATTGGGTGTCATAAAGCTCAATTTGGATGAAGCGCTTGAGCAAGCAGATGTTGTTTCATTGCATCTTGCGCTCACTGAAGAAAGTTATCATATTCTTAATCATGAAAAACTGATGACCATGAAAAAAAATGCCATCTTAATTAATACAGCTAGAGGTGGTTTGATTGATGAAAAAGCCTTGGTCACTGTAATGCAAAAAGGTCATTTGTATGCTGTAGGGTTGGATGTCTATGAACAGGAACCTTTAGAAAAAGACTCGCCGTTATTACAGTTAGCAAACCTTATTGTTCTTCCGCATCTTGGGGCGTCCAGTTATGAAGCTCAAAATAATGTTGGTCTTGCTGTGGTTGAACAGTTAAAAGTTTATTTAGAAAAAGATTTGGTTGTTAATGGCGTTAATGTGCCTGCCATTTTACCAGAAAGCTTTTTAAAACTGGGTAAGCTTTTGGACTTAAGTGAAAAAATGGCTTCAATGCTATCTCAAACCATCAAAGATCCTCTGCAGTCCATCAATGTTGCTTTTTCTGGGAGCTTGTCCAATGAAGATCAAATGGCACTAAAGGCTTCCGCCTTGGTGGGTGCTTTGCGTCCTGTCTGCCAAGACTCAATTAATTTTGTTAATGCTGAATTGCAAGCACAAAAAAGAGACATTCATAGTTCAATCACGGCCTATGCTGATTCAATAGACTATACCCATTGGATAAAAATAGAATTGATGACCACGGGTCAAACAAAATATTGTGTTGAAGGTGCTCTTTTAGGGCAAAAACAACTCAAGGTGGTTTCATGGAACGGATATGATTTAGAGATTGAGCCAAAAGGACATATGTTGATCATTGAGAATCAAGATCAACCCGGCAACTTGGCAGCATGGGCAACCTTGATTGGTCAAGAAGGCATTAATATAGAAGAATTATGCTTATCTTCTACTAAAAAAGACAGTGATCTAGCGGTGTCCATTGTGCGGATGAATCAAGCCTTAAGTAAAGAATGTTTATCAAGTATTCTTGACTTATCCATGGTTCATTCTGTTGCAAGCGTCAATGTGCCTTGA
- a CDS encoding alanine--glyoxylate aminotransferase family protein — protein sequence MNDIKKNVRLFTPGPTHVPEPVRQAISQAYIHHRSQEFEQCYLDIQQRFKNLLGENTQTTILTSSGSGAMEATVASFFNTGDEVVVIHAGKFGERWRDICLNYSLKVKEFVCPWGEAINSHEVIEWVKEHKPRAVLMQACETSTGVFHPVYALGKLLKKIDTLLIVDAITALGIYPFSLEHDGIDVLIGGSQKALMCPPGLASVSLNEKATSQLLKSSRSYYLSIQKELKAQKSGDTAYTPAVSLFFGLQQALTMLLKEGMGSVHARHQFLQRVSRTYFKAHGFKLFNKDHDAALGLTAVLTTDDFDVAQFLKQLKQEHNLWLAGGQGELQGKLFRFAHMGYCYPNDMIEALKNIDEYIKHQRHYNPEAIDEAVKELQRSSYENPHL from the coding sequence ATGAATGATATAAAAAAAAATGTTCGTTTATTTACTCCTGGTCCTACGCACGTTCCTGAACCAGTTAGACAAGCAATTTCACAGGCTTATATTCATCACCGTTCCCAGGAATTTGAACAGTGTTATTTAGATATACAGCAACGTTTTAAAAATCTGTTGGGAGAAAATACACAAACTACAATTTTAACCAGTTCTGGTTCTGGGGCTATGGAAGCAACAGTAGCCTCTTTTTTTAATACTGGAGATGAAGTTGTTGTGATTCATGCTGGTAAGTTTGGTGAACGCTGGCGTGATATTTGTTTGAACTATAGTTTGAAGGTTAAAGAGTTTGTTTGTCCTTGGGGGGAAGCAATCAACAGTCATGAAGTGATTGAGTGGGTAAAAGAGCATAAGCCAAGGGCGGTCTTGATGCAAGCATGTGAAACTTCTACAGGTGTTTTTCATCCGGTATATGCTCTTGGGAAGTTGTTAAAAAAAATAGATACATTATTGATTGTTGATGCCATTACGGCCTTGGGTATTTATCCATTTTCATTAGAACATGATGGCATAGATGTTTTGATAGGTGGATCACAAAAAGCCTTGATGTGTCCACCGGGTTTAGCAAGTGTATCACTCAATGAAAAAGCAACATCACAATTGCTTAAGTCCAGCAGATCTTATTATCTTTCTATTCAAAAAGAATTAAAAGCCCAGAAATCAGGAGATACGGCTTATACACCTGCAGTTTCTTTGTTTTTTGGTTTACAGCAAGCCTTAACAATGCTTTTAAAAGAGGGTATGGGAAGCGTTCATGCAAGACACCAGTTTTTACAAAGAGTAAGTAGAACATATTTTAAAGCACATGGCTTTAAGTTATTTAATAAAGACCATGATGCCGCATTGGGTTTAACCGCAGTATTAACAACTGATGATTTTGATGTAGCTCAGTTTTTAAAACAATTGAAACAGGAACATAATTTATGGTTGGCTGGAGGACAAGGTGAGTTGCAAGGGAAGTTATTTCGATTTGCCCATATGGGCTATTGTTATCCTAACGATATGATAGAAGCGTTAAAAAATATTGATGAATATATAAAACATCAAAGACACTACAATCCAGAAGCGATTGACGAAGCTGTTAAAGAGCTGCAACGGAGTTCATATGAAAACCCTCATTTGTGA
- a CDS encoding tyrosine-type recombinase/integrase: MNCLEQFSSYILYERKLSQHTHRAYSKDIESFFMYVLAQDTLSSIDLIALRKVNKKHLQNYMGKMHRSHSGKSRARILSSLKTFFKYAYMRGWIKEKFYESIEGPKVKKKIPVVLSEEKVLELLYQAKFKEKTQTRDKAILELLYGSGLRVSELVALNWLDIDLKTAEVKVLGKGKKQRIIPISKPALEHLLEMRNQKASQTVSSVFNNMRGQRLTTRGVFYVLNQLAMSCLSQSHTSPHVLRHSIATHLLNRGTDLRLIQELLGHENLQTTEIYTQTSLQHLQNVYKKFHPKSN, encoded by the coding sequence GTGAATTGCTTAGAACAGTTTTCTAGTTATATCTTGTATGAAAGAAAGTTGTCCCAGCATACGCATAGGGCATACAGCAAAGATATAGAGTCATTTTTTATGTATGTTTTGGCGCAAGATACACTCAGTTCTATTGACCTTATTGCGCTCAGAAAAGTAAATAAAAAACATTTACAAAATTATATGGGTAAAATGCATAGAAGCCACAGCGGTAAATCTAGAGCCCGTATTTTATCCAGCTTAAAAACCTTTTTTAAATATGCATATATGAGAGGCTGGATAAAAGAAAAATTTTATGAATCCATTGAAGGGCCTAAAGTCAAAAAGAAGATTCCTGTTGTTTTAAGTGAAGAAAAAGTATTGGAATTACTGTATCAAGCCAAATTTAAAGAAAAAACCCAAACAAGAGATAAAGCTATTTTAGAATTGTTGTATGGTTCTGGTTTGCGAGTGTCAGAATTGGTGGCCTTGAATTGGTTGGATATTGATTTAAAAACTGCTGAAGTAAAAGTATTAGGTAAAGGTAAAAAACAAAGGATTATTCCTATATCCAAACCAGCATTAGAACATTTGTTGGAGATGCGCAATCAAAAAGCAAGTCAGACTGTTTCATCCGTGTTTAACAATATGCGTGGACAAAGACTGACCACTCGGGGGGTTTTTTATGTACTAAACCAATTGGCCATGAGCTGCTTAAGTCAAAGTCATACGAGTCCACACGTTTTAAGACACAGTATTGCCACTCACTTACTCAATAGAGGTACAGATTTAAGGTTAATTCAAGAGCTTTTAGGACACGAGAATTTGCAAACCACTGAGATTTACACACAAACCAGCTTGCAGCATTTACAAAACGTCTATAAAAAATTTCATCCTAAAAGTAACTGA
- a CDS encoding LysM peptidoglycan-binding domain-containing protein, with protein MKLTFETILVGLVFFGFGLFAQALNSPLPQSQPEQQEEQELGSIQQDEQEQQTNSIPEYSDIEVIGPQGESSVQRPGTLRNIPNQTGEYIIVKGDTLWDICDRLLDNPWYWPKLWKLNTYIENPHLIYPGDKLYFDEGSNRSYPDMGFSNKDGFDDNDGSNDYDNSTYAGEGGFSGSTIVYNDGSKMVLRPIFFLTENTLQTQGHISHALANKEELTESDIVYIKMKPGVAMPKKGDRFYVIEEISELHARQNAHAGRLYGKIIRKNAVIEVNSVGSNTIEAVIISSDNEVRRNFELIAYQPQIISFDITTSNDRVKSKILGVTDQQIMIRDGDYVFIDEGEKSQLKPGTILYAVRKGDPLISAKENADLPELTYGKLVVVEVYKNSSMAYVTDVRDALEVGEILKTFVE; from the coding sequence ATGAAACTTACATTTGAAACTATTTTAGTTGGGCTGGTCTTTTTTGGATTTGGACTTTTTGCCCAAGCATTAAACTCTCCACTTCCACAAAGTCAACCTGAACAACAAGAAGAACAGGAACTGGGATCAATTCAACAAGACGAACAAGAACAACAAACTAACAGTATTCCTGAATACTCTGATATTGAAGTGATAGGTCCTCAAGGAGAATCTTCTGTCCAACGCCCAGGAACTTTGCGCAATATTCCTAATCAAACAGGGGAATATATTATTGTTAAAGGAGATACGCTTTGGGATATTTGTGATCGTTTGCTAGACAATCCCTGGTATTGGCCAAAGCTTTGGAAATTGAATACCTATATTGAGAATCCGCATTTAATCTATCCTGGGGATAAACTTTATTTTGATGAAGGTTCTAACCGTAGTTACCCTGATATGGGTTTTAGCAATAAAGATGGCTTTGATGATAATGATGGAAGTAATGACTATGATAACAGTACGTATGCAGGTGAGGGAGGTTTTTCTGGAAGTACCATTGTGTACAATGATGGTTCAAAAATGGTTCTTAGGCCCATCTTTTTCTTAACAGAAAATACATTACAAACTCAAGGCCATATCAGCCATGCTTTGGCCAATAAAGAAGAGTTAACAGAAAGTGACATTGTATATATCAAAATGAAACCTGGGGTAGCCATGCCTAAAAAAGGCGATCGTTTTTATGTTATAGAAGAAATCTCAGAATTGCATGCCCGTCAAAATGCGCATGCGGGACGATTGTACGGTAAAATTATTCGCAAAAATGCGGTCATTGAAGTGAATTCTGTAGGTTCAAACACCATTGAGGCAGTTATTATCAGCAGTGATAATGAAGTGAGACGTAACTTTGAGTTGATTGCGTATCAGCCACAAATTATAAGTTTTGATATTACAACAAGCAATGACAGAGTTAAATCAAAAATATTGGGTGTAACGGATCAACAAATCATGATTCGAGATGGCGATTATGTTTTTATAGATGAAGGAGAAAAAAGTCAGTTAAAACCTGGGACAATACTGTATGCTGTGAGAAAGGGTGACCCTTTGATTTCAGCAAAAGAAAATGCAGACTTGCCTGAACTGACCTATGGAAAGCTTGTTGTGGTTGAAGTGTATAAAAATAGTTCAATGGCTTATGTAACAGATGTTAGAGACGCACTTGAAGTGGGTGAAATTTTAAAAACCTTTGTTGAGTAA
- the trmFO gene encoding methylenetetrahydrofolate--tRNA-(uracil(54)-C(5))-methyltransferase (FADH(2)-oxidizing) TrmFO → MDKKINVVGAGMAGSEAAFLLAEKGFLVTLWEMRPKVKTPAHETDKFAEVVCSNSLGADNEFSAGKILKDEMRAFNSIVLEAAAHSTVPAGKALAVDREQFASYVTHKISKHPKITIKREELKKINADEIYILSTGPLTSDALAEEMKQYLNRDSLYFYDSISPIIEADSIDLEQCYFASRYEQDNDDYLNCPLNQEQYETLIADIKAAEKVEAHNFEELKCFESCMPIEVIVDRGDQTLAFGPMKPVGLPDPKTGKIPYAVLQLRRENDPTTMYNMVGFQTRMKWGEQKRIFRKIPGLQEAEFVRMGSLHRNTYIDSPDLLNSSLQLKAQPNIYFAGQITGVEGYVESAAMGQWAALSLVARLTNQDLTVPPKETAMGALIRYITEGPLHGDFAPINTNFGLFPPLELKKKLRKKDRRIAHYKRAKEHFAQWYPKVAGTF, encoded by the coding sequence ATGGATAAAAAAATAAATGTAGTGGGTGCTGGCATGGCTGGCAGTGAGGCAGCTTTTTTACTCGCAGAAAAAGGGTTTTTGGTAACTTTATGGGAAATGCGACCCAAAGTTAAAACACCGGCGCATGAGACGGATAAGTTTGCTGAAGTTGTTTGCAGCAACTCTTTAGGAGCAGATAATGAGTTTAGTGCCGGTAAAATCTTAAAAGATGAGATGCGAGCCTTTAACTCTATTGTTTTAGAGGCAGCAGCACATTCAACGGTTCCGGCGGGTAAAGCATTGGCCGTTGATAGAGAGCAGTTTGCAAGTTACGTTACCCATAAAATAAGCAAGCATCCTAAAATTACAATTAAACGAGAAGAGCTTAAAAAAATCAATGCCGATGAAATTTATATTTTGTCTACAGGACCATTGACGTCAGATGCACTTGCTGAAGAAATGAAGCAGTATTTAAATAGGGATTCGCTTTATTTTTATGATTCTATTTCCCCTATTATTGAAGCAGACTCTATTGATTTAGAGCAATGTTATTTTGCCAGCCGCTATGAACAAGATAATGATGATTATTTAAACTGCCCTCTGAATCAAGAACAGTACGAAACCTTGATTGCTGATATTAAAGCTGCAGAAAAAGTAGAAGCACATAATTTTGAAGAGTTAAAATGTTTTGAATCCTGCATGCCTATTGAAGTGATTGTAGATAGAGGTGATCAAACCTTGGCTTTTGGTCCAATGAAACCCGTTGGTTTACCTGATCCTAAAACAGGAAAAATACCTTATGCCGTCTTACAGTTGCGTAGAGAAAATGACCCAACCACCATGTACAACATGGTTGGCTTTCAAACTCGCATGAAATGGGGAGAACAAAAACGTATTTTTAGGAAAATTCCGGGCTTACAAGAAGCAGAATTTGTAAGAATGGGGTCTTTGCATAGAAATACTTACATAGACTCTCCAGACTTACTCAATTCTAGTTTACAGCTTAAAGCCCAACCCAACATTTATTTTGCCGGTCAAATAACAGGAGTTGAAGGTTATGTTGAATCTGCGGCCATGGGCCAGTGGGCCGCCTTATCGCTTGTCGCCCGTTTAACTAATCAAGACTTAACTGTTCCTCCCAAAGAAACTGCTATGGGAGCTTTGATTCGTTATATAACCGAAGGTCCTTTGCATGGTGATTTTGCCCCCATCAACACCAACTTTGGTTTGTTCCCACCCCTGGAGCTGAAAAAGAAGCTAAGAAAAAAAGACCGAAGAATTGCTCATTATAAGAGAGCTAAAGAACACTTTGCCCAATGGTACCCAAAGGTAGCCGGTACCTTTTAG
- a CDS encoding Hsp70 family protein, translating into MLVGIDLGTTNTSVSYVDKKGKLNVLSLGEQKKTLPSVVSIVEGEIYVGESAQRQALVNPRNTIFDVKRMLGRKFTDVEVQNSLLKYPYRLIKGERNQVKILIDDKTYSVEQIVSFILQKIKHVFKEELGQDISNSVLTVPAYFNNIQRKAMLDAAELANLKVERLISEPTSAAMAYGYYQEDNKNIAVYDLGGGTFDISLLELKNNTFRVLNSYGDTFLGGSDIDYHLFEHLCQDIWEQHKIYIKDSAVLTYKVRSASENIKKELSVHRKVLVEFPFLKGPNGQVVSYSKEINRQTLESMSRAIVEKTLIIAQQSLDRAGLKKTDLDDVVLVGGQCKMPMVMDRVANFFGRTAAKIINQDEIVSAGAALYGDALTQKRKHSIILKDVLPQSMSIRKNLRMKRLFKAGQALPLSKTVKIELNDEEREHTFFIDEGEIEGNSLPKNLGAVKLDTKNLQNKKSVNMTFSINESGILKTELDSKQSGEKEVKHQPRIQSHGLSVDEIEQVKRSVDSKLASTQHSKDMAEKQLKELLQKVQGMYLDQKALFNIDQQNKIEKIFQLGPAVLNHGDHIKMQKMLESLYVLQQQLV; encoded by the coding sequence ATGCTAGTTGGAATTGATTTAGGCACTACCAATACCAGTGTTTCGTATGTTGATAAAAAAGGTAAGTTGAATGTATTGTCTCTGGGTGAACAGAAAAAAACCTTACCCAGTGTTGTGTCTATCGTTGAAGGTGAGATTTACGTTGGAGAAAGCGCTCAAAGACAAGCCTTAGTCAATCCGAGAAACACCATTTTTGATGTTAAACGGATGTTAGGGCGTAAATTTACAGATGTTGAAGTTCAAAATTCTTTATTGAAATACCCTTACCGTTTAATCAAAGGTGAAAGAAACCAAGTTAAAATCTTGATTGATGATAAAACTTACAGTGTTGAACAAATTGTAAGCTTTATCCTACAAAAAATTAAGCATGTTTTTAAAGAAGAATTGGGCCAGGACATAAGCAACTCAGTATTGACGGTTCCAGCTTATTTTAACAACATACAGCGTAAAGCTATGTTAGATGCTGCTGAATTAGCAAACTTAAAAGTAGAGCGGTTAATTTCTGAACCTACTTCAGCTGCTATGGCCTATGGGTATTACCAGGAAGATAATAAGAATATAGCGGTTTATGACTTAGGCGGCGGAACATTTGATATTAGTTTGTTGGAGCTAAAAAACAATACTTTTAGAGTTTTAAACAGTTATGGAGATACTTTCTTAGGGGGCAGTGATATTGACTACCATCTTTTTGAGCATCTGTGCCAAGATATTTGGGAACAGCATAAAATTTATATCAAAGATAGTGCGGTTTTAACTTACAAGGTTCGTAGTGCCAGCGAAAATATCAAAAAAGAACTATCTGTTCACCGTAAGGTTTTAGTGGAGTTTCCTTTTTTAAAAGGGCCCAATGGCCAAGTTGTCAGTTATTCAAAGGAAATCAATCGACAAACACTTGAGAGCATGAGCAGAGCAATTGTAGAAAAAACCCTGATTATTGCTCAACAAAGTTTGGATAGAGCGGGATTAAAAAAGACTGACTTGGATGATGTGGTTTTGGTTGGAGGACAATGTAAAATGCCAATGGTGATGGACAGGGTGGCTAACTTTTTTGGTAGAACTGCTGCAAAAATCATCAATCAGGATGAAATTGTATCCGCAGGTGCAGCATTGTATGGTGATGCATTAACACAAAAGCGTAAACACAGTATTATTTTAAAAGATGTCTTGCCACAAAGCATGAGTATTCGAAAAAATTTACGTATGAAGCGTCTTTTTAAAGCTGGACAAGCCTTACCTTTAAGTAAAACGGTAAAAATTGAGTTGAATGATGAAGAAAGAGAACATACTTTTTTTATTGATGAAGGTGAAATTGAGGGAAATTCACTACCAAAAAATTTAGGTGCAGTAAAATTAGATACTAAAAACTTACAAAATAAAAAATCGGTTAATATGACGTTCTCTATTAATGAAAGTGGTATTTTAAAAACAGAGCTTGATTCAAAACAAAGTGGAGAAAAAGAAGTTAAACATCAGCCACGGATTCAGTCGCATGGTTTAAGTGTGGATGAAATTGAGCAAGTTAAGCGTTCTGTTGATTCAAAACTTGCATCAACACAACATTCAAAAGATATGGCAGAAAAACAACTCAAAGAGCTTTTACAAAAAGTGCAGGGAATGTATTTAGATCAAAAAGCCCTATTTAATATTGACCAGCAAAATAAAATAGAAAAAATTTTTCAGTTAGGCCCAGCCGTGCTTAATCATGGTGACCATATAAAAATGCAAAAAATGTTGGAATCCTTATATGTTTTACAACAGCAGTTGGTGTAA
- a CDS encoding DUF6088 family protein, which yields MRKSLKKRIFEKIKRSKKRVFLRKNFAALGDYDQVGRALRELMDEKKLIRLGYGLYVKTRKNIYTGQIMIDGAFEEIAIEALERLKVDWEYGSLIQDYQKGSEQIPARLDVIINDRFQRKIGVDRYQLYIEK from the coding sequence ATGAGGAAAAGTTTAAAAAAAAGAATTTTCGAGAAAATAAAGCGTTCTAAAAAACGTGTTTTTTTGAGAAAAAATTTTGCTGCCTTAGGTGACTACGATCAAGTTGGACGTGCTTTGCGTGAGCTGATGGATGAGAAAAAACTCATCCGCTTGGGTTATGGCTTGTATGTTAAAACAAGAAAAAATATCTATACCGGACAGATAATGATAGACGGGGCTTTTGAGGAAATTGCTATCGAAGCGTTAGAACGATTAAAGGTTGATTGGGAATATGGAAGTCTAATTCAGGATTATCAAAAAGGAAGCGAGCAAATCCCCGCTCGTTTGGATGTGATCATCAATGATCGATTTCAAAGAAAAATTGGAGTCGATCGATATCAACTCTATATTGAAAAGTAG
- a CDS encoding adenylosuccinate synthase: MANVVVVGAQWGDEGKGKVVDIFAEQADLVVRFQGGNNAGHTLVVEGKKVVLHLIPSGILRENTVCVIGNGVVIDLDVLKQEIDQLHTAGIHITPDNLKISENAHIIMPYHKQLDLAAEKKRGDAKIGTTGRGIGPCYVDKVAREGLRMGDLLSMKWFESKLDAIVEGKNELLTKVYNEPALDSKVMLAKIQEHCKWVTAHISNTSHYIYSAKKAGQNILFEGAQGTSLDVDHGTYPFVTSSNTIAGSACTGSGVGPSHIDKVVGIMKAYTTRVGSGPFPTELNDTDGKYLQEKGHEFGATTGRPRRCGWLDAVCLQHAVRVNGITDLVVTKLDVLNGLKTIKIATSYKVDGQEHTEFIADWRILEKCEPVYESFEGWESLPENCASRKDLPKNAQIFLDRIEALTEAKISMISTGPARKERIIEDSIF, translated from the coding sequence ATGGCAAATGTAGTTGTTGTTGGCGCCCAGTGGGGTGACGAAGGAAAAGGTAAAGTCGTTGATATTTTTGCTGAGCAAGCGGACTTGGTGGTTCGTTTTCAAGGTGGTAACAATGCAGGACATACGCTTGTGGTAGAAGGCAAGAAAGTTGTTTTGCATCTCATTCCCTCTGGAATCTTAAGAGAAAATACAGTGTGTGTGATTGGTAACGGGGTGGTGATTGATTTAGATGTTCTTAAACAGGAGATTGATCAGCTTCATACAGCAGGCATTCATATTACACCAGACAACCTAAAAATCAGTGAAAATGCACATATTATTATGCCCTATCATAAACAATTGGATTTAGCGGCAGAAAAAAAACGCGGCGATGCTAAAATTGGAACAACAGGAAGAGGCATTGGCCCATGTTATGTTGATAAAGTTGCTCGTGAAGGTTTAAGAATGGGTGATCTTTTATCCATGAAATGGTTTGAAAGTAAGCTTGATGCTATTGTTGAAGGTAAGAATGAACTCTTGACCAAAGTTTATAACGAACCAGCTTTAGATAGTAAGGTCATGCTTGCAAAAATTCAGGAGCATTGTAAATGGGTTACAGCACACATTAGCAATACTTCGCATTACATTTACAGCGCTAAAAAGGCTGGACAAAATATTTTATTTGAAGGTGCCCAAGGCACTTCATTGGATGTAGATCATGGTACATATCCTTTTGTAACCTCATCTAACACAATTGCTGGTTCAGCTTGTACGGGCTCAGGTGTTGGCCCCAGCCATATTGATAAAGTTGTGGGTATCATGAAAGCTTACACCACCAGAGTTGGTTCAGGTCCATTTCCAACAGAACTTAATGATACTGATGGCAAGTATCTTCAAGAAAAAGGCCATGAGTTTGGTGCAACGACAGGTAGACCTAGACGTTGCGGTTGGTTGGATGCAGTGTGTTTGCAGCATGCGGTTAGGGTCAATGGTATTACTGATTTGGTGGTAACAAAGTTGGATGTTTTAAATGGCTTAAAAACAATTAAAATTGCAACGTCCTATAAAGTTGATGGTCAAGAGCACACAGAATTTATTGCTGACTGGAGAATTTTAGAAAAATGTGAACCGGTTTATGAAAGTTTTGAAGGTTGGGAGAGTTTGCCAGAAAACTGTGCATCAAGAAAAGACTTGCCCAAAAATGCTCAAATTTTTTTAGACCGGATAGAAGCCTTGACAGAGGCTAAAATTAGCATGATATCTACAGGACCAGCTAGAAAAGAAAGAATCATTGAGGATTCTATTTTCTAA
- the dprA gene encoding DNA-processing protein DprA, translating into MQHVYWLAYSLLPGLSLLKKHQLLQHCGGMDVLLQHLRSKQHPNEQIDKILKDLPDLPLDQAKQEMEKLKRNGAWLMSYADDIYPESLKQIADPPLVLFGKGVLPKQYKHYFAVVGTRRPSSYGQRVAKSLCRELSQHGLVLLSGLAAGIDTIAHQNAVDQAQPTVAVLGHGLGMCYPQQNEVLAQKILTTGCLLTEYLYDEKPKNYYFPQRNRIVAGLAQGLLLVEGAKKSGAGITARLALENNKEIYAVPGMIDSPTAYTPNLLIAQGAKIVLSAQDILEDYGVLLNSNQEDEEQLNNKLDPLQNSIMKQLAKEAELFDEILQTKLKVSDQDLLKALVDLEQMGLIARQFDGSWSKI; encoded by the coding sequence GTGCAGCATGTTTATTGGTTAGCGTATTCATTATTGCCTGGGTTATCTTTGCTTAAAAAACACCAGCTTTTGCAGCATTGTGGAGGGATGGATGTTTTGCTGCAACATTTAAGATCTAAACAGCATCCAAATGAACAGATTGATAAAATCTTAAAAGATTTACCGGATTTACCTTTAGATCAAGCCAAACAAGAGATGGAGAAACTTAAGCGCAATGGTGCTTGGTTGATGAGTTATGCGGATGATATTTATCCAGAGAGCTTGAAGCAAATTGCCGATCCGCCTTTGGTTTTATTTGGTAAAGGTGTTTTGCCAAAACAGTACAAGCATTATTTTGCAGTGGTTGGTACCCGCCGTCCATCAAGCTACGGTCAACGTGTTGCTAAAAGCTTATGTAGAGAGTTGAGCCAGCATGGCTTGGTATTGCTTAGTGGGTTGGCAGCAGGGATAGACACCATTGCCCATCAAAATGCCGTTGACCAGGCGCAACCAACGGTAGCTGTTTTAGGGCATGGCTTAGGCATGTGCTACCCCCAACAAAATGAAGTTTTAGCCCAGAAAATTTTAACCACAGGTTGTTTACTAACGGAATATTTGTATGATGAAAAACCAAAAAACTATTACTTTCCGCAGAGAAATAGAATTGTTGCTGGTTTGGCTCAAGGCTTGTTATTGGTAGAGGGAGCAAAAAAAAGCGGTGCTGGAATTACGGCTAGGTTAGCCTTAGAAAACAATAAAGAAATTTATGCAGTTCCGGGAATGATAGATTCTCCAACAGCGTATACGCCCAACCTTTTAATAGCGCAAGGAGCAAAAATAGTGTTGTCTGCGCAAGACATTTTAGAAGATTATGGTGTTTTATTGAATTCAAATCAAGAGGATGAAGAACAGTTAAACAATAAGCTTGATCCATTGCAAAATAGTATTATGAAACAATTGGCTAAAGAAGCAGAACTTTTTGATGAGATATTGCAAACCAAACTCAAGGTTTCTGATCAAGACTTGCTTAAAGCCTTGGTAGATTTAGAGCAAATGGGTTTAATAGCACGTCAATTTGATGGAAGTTGGAGTAAGATTTAA